Proteins encoded by one window of Actinocorallia herbida:
- a CDS encoding glycosyltransferase family 4 protein has protein sequence MKSLIVTNDFPPRAGGIQQFVHQLALRRPEDSVVVYAPRWKGDRAFDAAQPFPVVRHPTSLMLPEPSVLRRAREIARAEGCDTVVFGAAAPLGLLAPALRRAGLGRAVGITHGHEAAWAQLPAARGLLRRIGDGLDVLTYLGDYTRSRMAAALSPQAAARMTRLAPGVDESVFRAGAGGAEVRKRHGLDGRPVAVCVSRLVPRKGQDTLIRVWPAVRARVPDAMLLLVGGGPHRAELERLVDEAGVRGSVVFTGAVPWRELPAHYDAGDVFAMPCRTRRGGLDVEGLGIVYLEASATGLPVVAGDSGGAPDAVLEGETGTVVPGRSPGAVADAVARLLADPAAAHTMGERGRAWVEREWTWSRQAERFAAVLEGRPPA, from the coding sequence ATGAAGAGCCTCATAGTGACCAATGACTTTCCGCCGCGTGCGGGGGGGATCCAGCAGTTCGTCCACCAGCTCGCGCTGCGCAGGCCCGAGGACTCGGTGGTGGTGTACGCGCCGCGGTGGAAGGGCGATCGGGCGTTCGACGCGGCACAGCCGTTCCCGGTGGTGCGGCACCCGACGTCGCTGATGCTGCCGGAGCCGTCGGTGCTGCGCCGGGCGCGCGAGATCGCGCGGGCGGAGGGGTGCGACACCGTGGTGTTCGGCGCGGCCGCGCCGCTCGGACTGCTCGCGCCCGCGTTGCGCCGCGCGGGCCTCGGGCGGGCCGTGGGGATCACCCACGGGCACGAGGCGGCCTGGGCGCAGCTGCCCGCCGCGCGCGGCCTGCTCCGCAGGATCGGCGACGGGCTCGACGTGCTCACCTACCTCGGCGACTACACCAGGTCCCGGATGGCCGCCGCGCTGTCCCCGCAGGCCGCGGCCCGGATGACGCGGCTCGCCCCGGGCGTCGACGAGTCGGTGTTCCGGGCCGGGGCGGGCGGCGCGGAGGTGCGCAAGCGCCACGGGCTCGACGGGCGGCCGGTGGCGGTGTGCGTGTCGCGGCTGGTGCCGCGCAAGGGCCAGGACACCCTCATCCGGGTGTGGCCCGCGGTGCGCGCCCGGGTGCCGGACGCGATGCTCCTGCTCGTCGGCGGCGGCCCCCACCGGGCCGAGCTGGAACGGCTGGTCGACGAGGCGGGGGTGCGCGGCTCGGTGGTGTTCACCGGCGCGGTGCCGTGGCGCGAACTGCCCGCCCACTACGACGCGGGCGACGTGTTCGCGATGCCGTGCCGGACCCGGCGCGGCGGCCTCGATGTGGAAGGGCTCGGGATCGTCTACCTGGAGGCGTCGGCGACGGGCCTCCCGGTCGTCGCGGGCGATTCCGGCGGGGCGCCCGACGCCGTCCTGGAGGGCGAGACCGGGACCGTGGTGCCGGGCCGGTCGCCCGGCGCGGTGGCCGACGCGGTCGCGCGGCTGCTCGCCGATCCGGCGGCCGCCCACACGATGGGGGAGCGCGGCAGGGCCTGGGTCGAGCGCGAGTGGACCTGGTCGCGCCAGGCCGAGAGGTTCGCCGCGGTCCTGGAGGGCCGCCCGCCCGCTTGA
- a CDS encoding AMP-dependent synthetase/ligase has protein sequence MREYTAPALVEVPASATTTDTVFERAAREPRKIAFKRPDGKGHWQPVSIGEFRDQVVAVAKGLVALGVQPGDRIGLLSRNRYEWTVVDYAIWTAGAVTVPIYETSSVEQITWILSDSGAFGVFAESAVHKASIKEAGGERVWVIDDGGLTELAEAGAEVSDELLEERRTSRSLADLATLIYTSGTTGRPKGCELTHGNFVELCRNARAGELDEILGHAQGSTLLFIPLAHVFARMIQVLVIESGVVLGHSPDIKHLLDDLGSFKPSFLLAVPRVFEKVYNGAEQKAITGGKGKIFAKAAETSIAYSRALDAQGGPGLGLKVKHAVFDRLVYGKLREAVGGNVTHAVSGGAALGDRLGHFFRGVGITILEGYGLTETTAPLSVNTPRHIKIGSVGRPLPGTSIRIGEDGEVLAKGIGVLPGYWNNEQATKDAIEDGWFHTGDLGALDDEGFLSITGRKKEILVTAGGKNVAPAPLEDRVRAHPLVSQCLVVGEGQRFVAALVTLDPEAIEPWQASHGLAGKSIAELAEEPKVIAEIAKAVESANLSVSHAEQIKKFKILPDDFTVENDYLTPSLKVKRHLVVTGFAPVIEEIYR, from the coding sequence GTGCGTGAATACACCGCCCCCGCTTTGGTGGAGGTGCCCGCCTCGGCGACGACGACGGACACCGTGTTCGAGCGTGCCGCCCGCGAGCCGCGCAAGATCGCGTTCAAGCGGCCGGACGGCAAGGGCCACTGGCAGCCCGTCTCCATCGGCGAGTTCCGCGACCAGGTCGTCGCGGTCGCCAAGGGCCTGGTGGCCCTCGGCGTCCAGCCGGGCGACCGGATCGGGCTGCTGTCGCGCAACCGGTACGAGTGGACGGTCGTCGACTACGCCATCTGGACCGCCGGCGCGGTGACCGTGCCGATCTACGAGACCTCCTCGGTCGAGCAGATCACCTGGATCCTCTCGGACTCCGGCGCGTTCGGCGTGTTCGCCGAGTCCGCCGTGCACAAGGCGTCCATCAAGGAGGCCGGCGGCGAGCGCGTCTGGGTGATCGACGACGGCGGGCTGACGGAGCTGGCCGAGGCCGGCGCCGAGGTCTCCGACGAGCTGCTGGAGGAGCGCCGCACCTCCCGCTCGCTGGCCGATCTCGCCACCCTCATCTACACCTCGGGCACGACCGGCCGCCCCAAGGGCTGCGAGCTGACCCACGGCAACTTCGTGGAACTGTGCCGCAACGCGCGGGCCGGCGAGCTCGACGAGATCCTCGGCCACGCCCAGGGCTCGACCCTCCTGTTCATCCCGCTGGCGCATGTCTTCGCCCGGATGATCCAGGTGCTGGTGATCGAGTCCGGCGTGGTCCTCGGGCACAGCCCCGACATCAAGCACCTCCTGGACGACCTCGGGTCCTTCAAGCCGAGCTTCCTGCTCGCCGTGCCGCGCGTGTTCGAGAAGGTCTACAACGGCGCCGAGCAGAAGGCGATCACCGGCGGCAAGGGCAAGATCTTCGCCAAGGCCGCGGAGACCTCGATCGCCTACAGCCGCGCCCTGGACGCCCAGGGCGGACCCGGCCTCGGCCTCAAGGTCAAGCACGCGGTGTTCGACCGGCTCGTCTACGGCAAGCTGCGCGAGGCGGTCGGCGGGAACGTCACCCACGCGGTGTCCGGCGGCGCCGCGCTCGGCGATCGGCTCGGCCACTTCTTCCGCGGCGTCGGGATCACCATCCTGGAGGGCTACGGCCTCACCGAGACCACCGCGCCCCTGTCGGTGAACACCCCGCGGCACATCAAGATCGGCTCGGTCGGCCGACCCCTGCCCGGCACGTCCATCCGGATCGGCGAGGACGGTGAGGTGCTCGCCAAGGGCATCGGCGTGCTCCCCGGCTACTGGAACAACGAGCAGGCCACCAAGGACGCGATCGAGGACGGCTGGTTCCACACCGGCGACCTCGGCGCCCTGGACGACGAGGGCTTCCTGTCGATCACCGGGCGCAAGAAGGAGATCCTGGTGACCGCGGGCGGCAAGAACGTCGCGCCCGCCCCGCTGGAGGACCGCGTCCGGGCGCACCCGCTGGTCAGCCAGTGCCTGGTGGTCGGCGAGGGGCAGCGGTTCGTCGCCGCCCTGGTGACCCTCGACCCCGAGGCGATCGAGCCGTGGCAGGCCTCCCACGGCCTGGCGGGCAAGTCGATCGCGGAGCTGGCCGAGGAGCCCAAGGTCATCGCGGAGATCGCCAAGGCGGTCGAGTCGGCGAACCTGTCGGTGTCGCACGCCGAGCAGATCAAGAAGTTCAAGATCCTGCCCGACGACTTCACCGTCGAGAACGACTACCTGACCCCGTCTCTCAAGGTGAAGCGGCACCTGGTCGTCACCGGCTTCGCGCCGGTGATCGAGGAGATCTACCGGTAG
- a CDS encoding metallophosphoesterase family protein, with protein sequence MRIHVVSDVHGRADALARAGDGADALICLGDLILFVDYADPARGMFGELFGEAAAKEYLELRAAGEYAESRALADRLWASLDGDPGEYIEKAVRRQYGELFAAMPVPSYLTYGNVDVPELWPEFVREGQTVLDGQTAEIGGLTFGFVGGGLRTRYRTPNEITDEEYAAKVAAVGAVDVLCCHIPPAVPELLYDTVARRFERGSDALLEAVRATQPRYVLFGHVHQPLAARTRIGRTECVNVGHFRASGEPYVLSLEE encoded by the coding sequence ATGCGGATCCACGTGGTGAGCGACGTCCACGGCAGGGCAGACGCGCTGGCCCGTGCGGGAGACGGCGCCGACGCGCTGATCTGCCTCGGCGACCTGATCCTCTTCGTCGACTACGCCGATCCGGCCCGCGGCATGTTCGGCGAGCTGTTCGGCGAGGCCGCCGCCAAGGAGTACCTGGAGCTGCGCGCCGCCGGGGAGTACGCGGAGTCCCGGGCCCTGGCCGACCGGTTGTGGGCCTCGCTCGACGGCGACCCGGGCGAGTACATCGAGAAGGCCGTCCGGCGGCAGTACGGCGAGCTGTTCGCGGCGATGCCCGTCCCGTCCTACCTGACCTACGGCAACGTGGACGTTCCCGAGCTGTGGCCGGAGTTCGTCCGGGAGGGCCAGACCGTCCTGGACGGGCAGACCGCGGAGATCGGCGGGCTGACCTTCGGGTTCGTCGGAGGGGGCCTGCGCACCCGCTACCGGACCCCGAACGAGATCACCGACGAGGAGTACGCGGCCAAGGTCGCCGCGGTCGGCGCGGTCGACGTGCTGTGCTGCCACATCCCGCCCGCGGTCCCCGAACTGCTCTACGACACCGTCGCCCGGCGGTTCGAGCGCGGCAGCGACGCGCTGCTGGAGGCGGTCCGCGCGACCCAGCCCCGCTACGTGCTGTTCGGCCATGTGCACCAGCCGCTGGCCGCGCGCACCCGGATCGGCAGGACCGAGTGCGTCAACGTCGGGCACTTCCGCGCGAGCGGAGAGCCTTACGTGCTGTCGCTGGAGGAGTAA
- a CDS encoding SRPBCC family protein, producing MADRTSSSITINAAKSKIMGVIADYAAYPQWADGISAAEVVSSDAQGRPEVVRMTLASGPIKDTYSVRCHWSGEDELRWDLAEPGTVVSGLSGRYALGEGVNGTEVRYELAVDVKIPMIGMIRRKAEKVIIDSALKGLKRRVEVAAAG from the coding sequence ATGGCCGACCGGACGAGCTCCAGCATCACGATCAACGCCGCCAAGTCGAAGATCATGGGGGTGATCGCCGATTACGCCGCGTACCCGCAGTGGGCCGACGGCATCTCCGCGGCCGAGGTGGTCAGCTCCGACGCGCAGGGCAGGCCGGAGGTCGTGCGGATGACGCTGGCGTCCGGGCCGATCAAGGACACCTACAGCGTCCGCTGTCATTGGTCGGGCGAGGACGAGCTGCGCTGGGACCTCGCCGAGCCGGGCACGGTCGTGTCGGGCCTGAGCGGCAGGTACGCGCTGGGCGAGGGCGTGAACGGCACCGAGGTCCGCTACGAGCTGGCGGTGGACGTGAAGATCCCGATGATCGGGATGATCCGGCGCAAGGCCGAGAAGGTCATCATCGACTCCGCGCTCAAGGGGTTGAAGCGCCGGGTCGAGGTGGCCGCCGCGGGCTGA
- a CDS encoding DUF5304 family protein, translating to MTDQPGNVLEEAFKLFEAVRRRVGDDRAGGGGGGDVWSEAVREERTESTCPHNCPACRAMEAAKAHGPEVLGHVVDAGQALFAAFQEAVAGYERTRSSRPEDAAGTWRAERAPREGERPSGGDDPQDIG from the coding sequence ATGACCGATCAGCCGGGAAACGTCCTCGAAGAGGCCTTCAAGCTGTTCGAGGCGGTGCGCCGCCGGGTGGGCGATGACCGTGCGGGCGGCGGCGGAGGCGGTGACGTGTGGAGTGAGGCGGTCCGCGAGGAGCGGACGGAGTCGACGTGCCCGCACAACTGCCCGGCCTGCCGGGCCATGGAGGCCGCCAAGGCCCACGGGCCCGAGGTGCTCGGCCATGTGGTCGACGCCGGCCAGGCGCTCTTCGCCGCCTTCCAGGAGGCCGTGGCCGGATATGAACGCACGCGCTCGTCCCGCCCCGAAGACGCGGCAGGGACGTGGCGGGCGGAACGCGCACCCCGGGAAGGGGAGCGCCCGTCCGGCGGGGACGACCCGCAGGACATCGGCTGA
- a CDS encoding ROK family glucokinase — MSLTIGVDVGGTKVAAGVVDDQGRILEKLRRPTPSTNPELTAGVIAEVTNLLKAKYADVSAVGLGAAGFVDETRSVVLFAANLAWRDEPLKQKVEKLTGLPVVVENDANAMAWGEYRFGAGRGEEHVVCVTLGTGIGGGIIVDGRLYRGRHGIGAELGHVRVVPDGRRCGCGNRGCWEQYASGNALSHEARDLARVEPGRAARMMELSGGTVEITGLAVSQAAHEGDPAALECFDTVADWAGQGLADLTATLDPALFIIGGGLSAVADLFLDRMTKVYTESVTGRGHRGIAEIRIAELGADAGIVGAADLARQQ; from the coding sequence ATGTCGCTGACCATCGGTGTGGATGTGGGTGGCACCAAGGTCGCCGCGGGAGTGGTCGATGATCAGGGGCGAATCCTCGAGAAGCTGCGCAGGCCGACGCCGTCGACGAACCCGGAGCTGACCGCCGGGGTCATCGCCGAGGTGACGAACCTGCTGAAGGCCAAGTACGCCGACGTCAGCGCGGTCGGGCTGGGCGCGGCGGGCTTCGTGGACGAGACGCGCTCGGTCGTGCTGTTCGCGGCGAACCTCGCGTGGCGGGACGAGCCGCTGAAGCAGAAGGTCGAGAAGCTCACCGGCCTGCCCGTGGTGGTGGAGAACGACGCCAACGCCATGGCGTGGGGCGAGTACCGGTTCGGCGCGGGCCGCGGCGAGGAGCACGTGGTCTGCGTGACCCTGGGCACCGGCATCGGCGGCGGCATCATCGTCGACGGCAGGCTCTACCGCGGCAGGCACGGGATCGGCGCCGAACTGGGCCATGTCCGGGTCGTCCCGGACGGGCGGCGCTGCGGGTGCGGCAACCGGGGCTGCTGGGAGCAGTACGCCTCGGGAAACGCCCTGTCGCACGAGGCCCGCGACCTGGCCCGGGTGGAGCCGGGACGGGCCGCCCGGATGATGGAGCTGAGCGGCGGCACCGTCGAGATCACCGGCCTCGCGGTGTCCCAGGCCGCCCACGAGGGCGACCCGGCGGCGCTGGAGTGCTTCGACACCGTCGCGGACTGGGCGGGGCAGGGCCTCGCCGACCTCACCGCGACCCTCGACCCCGCCCTGTTCATCATCGGCGGCGGGTTGTCCGCGGTCGCGGACCTGTTCCTCGACCGGATGACCAAGGTCTACACCGAGTCCGTCACCGGGCGCGGCCACCGCGGGATCGCCGAGATCCGGATCGCCGAACTCGGCGCGGACGCGGGGATCGTCGGCGCGGCCGACCTGGCCAGGCAGCAGTAG
- a CDS encoding endonuclease/exonuclease/phosphatase family protein, whose protein sequence is MARVLTYNLRSLRDDPAALARVVRACAPDLLCLQEVPRYGRWRAAREGLARSVGMRVLAGRRAAGLAVLGGPGVRLVRAGFHRLSWAPPRHRRALAVAVVEVAGRELAVASVHLGLDPVERLGHVRELLGLLPAYRAPVVLGGDFNEGPDGRAWTVLSGVLRDAHAAAPEGGAATFPARRPGRRIDGFFTDPELPVLGCGVPAGPVGDLTRATDHLPVLLRLG, encoded by the coding sequence GTGGCCCGGGTCCTCACCTACAACCTGAGGTCGCTGCGCGACGACCCGGCCGCCCTCGCACGGGTCGTCCGCGCCTGCGCGCCCGACCTCTTGTGCCTCCAGGAGGTGCCGCGCTACGGCCGCTGGCGCGCGGCGCGGGAAGGGCTGGCCCGGTCCGTCGGGATGCGGGTGCTGGCCGGACGGCGCGCCGCGGGCCTCGCCGTGCTCGGCGGTCCCGGGGTGCGGCTCGTGCGGGCCGGGTTCCACCGGCTGAGCTGGGCGCCGCCGCGGCACCGCAGAGCGCTGGCCGTCGCGGTGGTGGAGGTGGCCGGCCGGGAGCTCGCGGTCGCCTCGGTGCATTTGGGCCTCGATCCGGTGGAGCGGCTCGGGCACGTCAGGGAACTGCTCGGCCTGCTGCCCGCCTACCGGGCCCCGGTGGTGCTCGGCGGCGACTTCAACGAGGGCCCGGACGGCAGGGCCTGGACGGTGCTGTCCGGGGTGCTGCGCGACGCGCACGCGGCGGCGCCCGAGGGCGGCGCCGCGACCTTCCCCGCGCGTCGTCCCGGCCGGCGGATCGACGGGTTCTTCACCGATCCGGAGCTTCCGGTGCTCGGCTGCGGCGTCCCGGCAGGTCCGGTCGGGGATCTCACCCGCGCGACCGACCACCTTCCGGTGCTGCTGCGGCTCGGCTGA